Proteins from a single region of Flavobacterium sp. K5-23:
- the gldN gene encoding gliding motility protein GldN, which translates to MNLRKFLIVTVSIFGTASYAQSNLLNAKTPSQIGLKTAAQLISDNDKPLAYGYVHDRDVLMGKTTWEKIDLSEKINFPLYFPIDENLGSNRKSLYNVLTTAMKNGKITEVYTDSYFNTKKSLKDIESSLSRVDTTDAGREQVNAGMKVSEQYIMRSELTAQDVTQYKIKGYWYFDKRQSELKYRLLGICPVTPDVYTMNSDEKDYIELFWVFFPDAREALHEAKAFNDKNSAMPVSFDHILNSRRFNSIIYKEENVYGDREIKDYMKDNSQNQLLESERVKEKIRNFESDMWNY; encoded by the coding sequence ATGAATCTAAGAAAATTTTTAATAGTAACCGTTTCTATTTTTGGAACCGCTTCTTATGCGCAATCTAATTTGCTAAATGCGAAAACGCCTAGCCAAATTGGACTTAAGACTGCTGCTCAACTCATTTCAGATAATGATAAGCCATTAGCTTATGGTTATGTTCATGATAGGGATGTATTGATGGGTAAAACGACTTGGGAAAAAATTGACTTAAGCGAAAAAATTAATTTTCCTTTATATTTTCCTATTGATGAGAATCTAGGTTCTAACAGGAAATCTTTATATAATGTATTGACTACAGCCATGAAAAATGGTAAAATTACTGAAGTATATACTGATAGTTATTTTAATACAAAGAAATCTTTAAAGGATATTGAATCTTCATTGTCACGTGTGGATACAACAGATGCTGGAAGAGAGCAGGTTAATGCTGGTATGAAAGTTTCTGAACAATATATCATGAGGTCTGAACTTACCGCACAGGACGTTACACAGTATAAAATTAAAGGGTATTGGTATTTTGACAAACGTCAAAGTGAATTGAAATATCGTTTATTGGGTATTTGTCCGGTAACTCCTGATGTTTACACTATGAATAGTGATGAAAAAGATTATATAGAATTGTTCTGGGTGTTTTTCCCTGATGCAAGAGAAGCTTTACATGAAGCTAAGGCTTTCAATGATAAAAATTCTGCAATGCCTGTTTCTTTTGATCATATATTGAATTCAAGACGTTTCAACAGTATTATATATAAAGAAGAAAATGTTTACGGAGACAGAGAGATTAAAGATTACATGAAAGATAATTCACAAAATCAATTGCTTGAATCTGAAAGGGTGAAAGAAAAAATTCGAAATTTCGAATCAGATATGTGGAACTATTAA
- the gldM gene encoding gliding motility protein GldM, giving the protein MAGGKLTPRQKMINLMYLVFIAMLAMNMSKEVLSAFGLMNEKFESSNTSSQLSNAGLLMALDAKASEAKGEFALAAVTAHKVESSTKDFYEFISTLKTEVLNGFEVDSETGKLPYEEMDKGDNIDSWFVGEGYSPRGNEIIAKIEKYKGDMKSALGSDKKYASILSEIDKKFDITDVKNKEGLADKYLAYHFKSFPAVASVAKLSAWQNDIKKSESDVYGSALGKAAVAAASYSNYQAIVVLDKNAYFQGETVTGKVVLGRYDANTKPTSFAGPGKIVNGQAMISMIAGGIGDQSINGQFSFMEDGKNVPLKFQGKYVVVPKPNSATISADKMNVVYRGVVNPISISFAGIAADKVSASGPGLSPAGGKGRFNMSPGAGTEATIVVTGTLPNGDKVTDKKTFRIKGIPGPTGTIRGETGVVKGPKSNLEVATIGAKLEDFDFEVGLDVVGFNLKVTGQPTVVVQGDRLDARCKAIIAKAGRGDQVTISDIKTKLVGAGSYLLPRTAPVIFEIQ; this is encoded by the coding sequence ATGGCAGGAGGAAAACTAACCCCTAGGCAGAAGATGATAAACCTGATGTACTTGGTTTTTATCGCAATGTTAGCAATGAATATGTCGAAAGAAGTTTTATCTGCTTTCGGATTAATGAATGAAAAGTTTGAAAGTTCAAATACATCTTCTCAATTAAGTAATGCTGGTTTGTTGATGGCTTTAGATGCAAAAGCTAGTGAAGCTAAAGGTGAATTTGCTTTAGCGGCTGTAACTGCTCATAAAGTAGAGTCGTCTACAAAGGATTTTTATGAGTTTATTTCAACTTTAAAAACAGAAGTTTTAAATGGTTTTGAAGTAGATTCTGAAACAGGGAAATTACCTTATGAAGAAATGGATAAAGGTGATAATATCGATAGTTGGTTTGTTGGAGAAGGTTATTCTCCAAGAGGTAATGAAATTATTGCAAAAATAGAAAAGTATAAAGGTGATATGAAATCAGCTCTTGGATCTGATAAAAAGTACGCTTCTATTTTATCTGAGATTGATAAAAAATTTGATATAACAGATGTTAAAAATAAAGAAGGATTAGCTGATAAGTATTTGGCATATCATTTTAAAAGTTTTCCCGCTGTTGCATCAGTTGCTAAACTTTCAGCTTGGCAAAATGATATTAAAAAATCGGAGTCTGACGTATACGGTTCAGCTTTAGGTAAAGCCGCTGTGGCTGCAGCATCTTACAGTAACTATCAAGCAATTGTTGTTCTCGATAAGAATGCTTATTTTCAAGGTGAAACGGTAACAGGTAAAGTGGTATTAGGTAGGTATGATGCAAATACTAAGCCTACTTCATTTGCTGGTCCTGGAAAAATTGTAAATGGTCAAGCGATGATTTCTATGATCGCAGGAGGTATTGGAGATCAAAGTATTAATGGACAGTTTTCATTTATGGAAGATGGAAAAAACGTTCCTTTAAAATTTCAAGGAAAATACGTAGTAGTTCCTAAACCTAATTCCGCTACAATTTCAGCTGATAAAATGAATGTGGTTTATAGAGGGGTTGTGAATCCAATTTCAATCTCTTTTGCAGGTATTGCTGCTGATAAAGTTTCAGCATCTGGTCCTGGTTTGAGCCCAGCTGGAGGAAAAGGAAGATTTAATATGTCTCCTGGTGCGGGAACAGAAGCTACAATTGTAGTTACTGGAACTTTACCAAATGGTGATAAAGTTACGGATAAGAAAACTTTCAGAATTAAAGGGATTCCTGGACCTACAGGTACAATTAGAGGAGAAACAGGTGTTGTAAAAGGACCTAAATCAAATCTTGAAGTTGCTACTATTGGTGCTAAATTAGAAGATTTTGATTTTGAAGTTGGTTTGGATGTAGTTGGGTTTAATTTGAAAGTAACTGGTCAACCTACAGTGGTTGTTCAAGGGGACAGATTAGATGCAAGATGTAAAGCAATTATTGCTAAAGCAGGAAGAGGTGATCAAGTTACCATTTCTGATATTAAAACGAAACTTGTAGGTGCTGGTAGTTATTTATTACCTAGAACTGCACCAGTAATTTTTGAAATACAATAA
- the gldL gene encoding gliding motility protein GldL, translating into MAILSKKAMNFAYGMGAAVVIIGALFKITHFEIGPLTGTLMLSIGLLTEALIFALSAFEPVDNDLDWTLVYPELANGSAVGNKKAKVESPADAQGLLSQKLDAMLKDAKIDGELMSSLGNSIKNFESAAKGIAPTVDSMASTKKYSEELTLAAAQMESLNSLYKIQLQSASRNAQINEEVVENNIKLKDQMQSLTTNLSSLNNVYGGMLSAMHNKG; encoded by the coding sequence ATGGCAATATTAAGTAAAAAAGCAATGAATTTCGCATATGGAATGGGTGCTGCAGTAGTAATTATAGGAGCTTTATTCAAAATTACACACTTTGAAATAGGACCTTTGACGGGTACTCTGATGTTATCTATAGGTTTACTGACTGAAGCTTTAATTTTTGCTCTTTCTGCTTTTGAGCCGGTTGATAATGATCTAGACTGGACATTAGTTTATCCAGAATTGGCTAATGGTTCAGCGGTTGGAAATAAAAAAGCAAAAGTGGAATCTCCAGCTGATGCTCAAGGATTGTTGTCTCAAAAATTAGATGCTATGTTGAAAGATGCTAAAATTGACGGTGAATTAATGTCGAGTTTAGGAAATAGCATTAAAAACTTTGAATCAGCTGCTAAAGGAATTGCACCTACTGTAGACTCGATGGCTTCTACTAAAAAGTACAGCGAAGAATTAACATTGGCTGCTGCTCAAATGGAATCTTTAAATAGTTTGTATAAAATACAGTTGCAAAGTGCTTCAAGAAACGCTCAAATTAATGAAGAAGTTGTAGAGAACAATATCAAATTAAAAGATCAAATGCAGTCTTTGACTACGAATTTGTCTTCATTAAACAACGTTTATGGCGGAATGCTTTCTGCAATGCATAATAAAGGATAA
- the gldK gene encoding gliding motility lipoprotein GldK encodes MKKFIAFMAILALLTSCGKSGDKGELVGVKGAKWHPEKPYGMTLVPGGSFIMGKSDADLAEVQDAPTKTVTVRSFYMDETEITNSEYRKFVEWVKDSTMRVKLAIYADMSGIKAGSTSGKGKNAGSIGDFAFNDSDPEKMTAYDKYMYNNYYSFGTDDDPYAGRKLNKKVKLIKDPKLYPDEYYVEVMDSMYIPIAESYNGLRTIDVNQLKFRYSWMDIQAAAKSKTSKRKDFIKIEQVKVYPDTTTWIKDFAYSYNEPMHNDYFWHQAYGDYPVVGVTWTQAKAFCAWRTLYKNSYIRSKKNHTDDVNSFRLPTEAEWEYSARGGLESATYPWGGPYTKNDRGCFLANFKPSRGDYAADQALYTVEAKSYDPNGYNLYNMAGNVAEWTDSSYDPNAYEYVSSMNPNVMDNSNKRKVVRGGSWKDVAYFLQVGTRDFEYADSARSFIGFRTVQDYMGIQTTGKITGKRRK; translated from the coding sequence ATGAAGAAGTTCATTGCATTTATGGCAATTTTAGCACTACTAACTAGCTGTGGTAAATCAGGAGACAAAGGCGAATTAGTAGGTGTAAAGGGAGCGAAATGGCATCCTGAAAAGCCTTATGGTATGACTTTAGTGCCAGGTGGTTCTTTTATTATGGGTAAATCAGACGCTGATTTAGCTGAAGTTCAAGATGCGCCAACTAAAACGGTTACTGTACGTTCATTTTATATGGACGAGACCGAAATTACAAATAGTGAATATCGTAAATTTGTAGAATGGGTAAAAGACTCTACTATGAGAGTGAAATTAGCTATTTATGCGGATATGTCAGGAATTAAGGCAGGATCAACAAGCGGCAAAGGTAAAAACGCTGGAAGTATTGGTGATTTCGCTTTTAATGATTCTGATCCTGAAAAAATGACTGCGTATGATAAGTATATGTATAATAATTATTACAGTTTTGGTACTGATGATGATCCATATGCAGGGAGAAAGCTGAATAAAAAAGTGAAATTAATAAAAGATCCTAAGTTGTATCCAGATGAATATTATGTTGAGGTAATGGACTCTATGTACATCCCTATAGCCGAGTCATATAATGGTTTGAGAACTATAGATGTGAATCAATTGAAGTTTCGTTACTCATGGATGGATATTCAGGCTGCTGCAAAATCTAAAACAAGTAAAAGAAAAGATTTCATTAAGATTGAACAAGTAAAAGTATATCCTGACACAACAACTTGGATTAAAGATTTTGCTTATTCTTATAACGAACCTATGCATAATGATTATTTCTGGCATCAGGCATACGGGGATTATCCGGTTGTAGGAGTTACTTGGACTCAAGCAAAAGCTTTTTGTGCGTGGAGAACTTTGTATAAAAACAGTTATATAAGATCTAAAAAGAATCATACTGATGATGTGAATTCATTTAGATTACCTACAGAAGCAGAATGGGAATATTCAGCTAGAGGTGGTCTGGAGTCGGCTACATATCCTTGGGGTGGACCTTATACTAAAAATGACAGAGGCTGTTTCCTTGCTAATTTCAAGCCAAGTAGAGGTGACTATGCTGCTGATCAGGCATTGTATACAGTAGAAGCAAAATCATACGATCCTAATGGCTATAACCTGTATAATATGGCAGGGAATGTTGCTGAATGGACTGATTCATCATATGACCCAAATGCATATGAATATGTATCGTCTATGAATCCAAATGTAATGGATAATTCTAATAAACGTAAGGTGGTTCGTGGAGGTTCTTGGAAAGACGTTGCCTATTTCCTACAAGTAGGTACGAGAGATTTTGAATACGCAGATTCTGCTAGAAGTTTCATCGGTTTTAGAACCGTTCAGGATTATATGGGAATACAGACAACCGGTAAAATTACTGGGAAAAGAAGAAAATAA
- a CDS encoding formimidoylglutamase, with protein MEFDFLKPIDNEILELINAFSSQELGSKIVFHTKEQFPDLNQIKIAVIGVLDNRGNNKREAEVDLTAIRKELYSMFPGNWDASIADLGDILAGDSINDTYFALRKVASGLIKKKIIPIVIGGSQDLTYAMYRAYDDLEQMVNLVSIDSKFDFGKENEGVPATSYLTKIIIDEPNNLFNYCNIGYQTYYNSQEEIDLVEKLFFDGYRLGEISNNISLAEPVFRDADLVSVDLNSVKSADSGNIASFAPNGFNGKEICSLSRYAGISDKVSSFGVFNHNNSLQESVLIAQIIWYFIEGYHYRSFEYPFGSRENYLKYIVPLEEEVLVFYKSDKTDRWWIEIPFISNGNNKLKRNTLLPCSYEEYLAACNQELPERWWKAQRKNIV; from the coding sequence ATGGAATTTGATTTTCTAAAACCTATAGATAATGAAATCCTTGAATTGATAAATGCTTTTTCTTCACAGGAATTGGGAAGTAAAATTGTTTTTCATACCAAAGAACAATTCCCGGATTTGAATCAAATTAAAATAGCTGTTATAGGTGTTTTAGATAATCGAGGGAATAATAAAAGAGAAGCTGAGGTAGATTTGACAGCAATTCGTAAAGAATTATACAGTATGTTTCCTGGTAATTGGGATGCATCTATTGCTGATTTAGGAGATATTCTCGCTGGGGATTCGATTAATGATACATATTTTGCTTTGCGAAAAGTGGCTTCAGGTCTAATAAAGAAAAAAATCATTCCTATAGTGATAGGAGGTTCTCAAGATTTGACTTATGCAATGTATAGGGCTTACGATGATTTAGAGCAAATGGTGAATTTGGTTTCGATTGATAGTAAATTTGATTTCGGAAAAGAAAATGAAGGGGTTCCGGCTACATCTTATTTGACTAAAATAATTATTGATGAGCCAAATAATCTTTTTAATTATTGCAATATTGGGTATCAAACCTATTATAATTCGCAAGAGGAGATAGATTTAGTGGAAAAATTATTTTTCGATGGATATAGATTAGGAGAAATTTCGAATAATATTTCTTTGGCAGAACCGGTATTTAGAGATGCAGATTTGGTAAGTGTTGATCTGAACTCAGTGAAATCAGCTGATTCGGGGAATATTGCCAGTTTTGCGCCAAACGGTTTTAACGGGAAAGAGATTTGTTCTTTGTCAAGATATGCAGGAATTAGTGATAAGGTTTCCTCTTTTGGGGTGTTTAATCACAATAATTCTTTGCAAGAATCCGTTTTAATTGCACAGATAATATGGTATTTTATTGAAGGTTATCATTATCGTTCTTTCGAATATCCATTTGGGAGCAGGGAAAATTATTTAAAATATATAGTACCTCTTGAGGAAGAAGTGCTTGTTTTTTATAAAAGTGACAAAACCGATAGATGGTGGATTGAGATACCTTTTATTTCGAATGGTAATAATAAATTAAAAAGAAATACGTTATTACCTTGTTCCTACGAAGAGTATTTGGCAGCATGTAATCAAGAGTTGCCAGAGAGATGGTGGAAAGCACAACGAAAAAACATCGTTTAA
- the topA gene encoding type I DNA topoisomerase, translated as MAKNLVIVESPAKAKTIEKFLGTDFQVESSYGHIADLPSKEIGVDVENGFKPKYEVSADKKALVAKLKGLAKKAEMVWLASDEDREGEAISWHLAEELNLDKSKTKRIVFHEITKTAILKAIENPREIDYNLVNAQQARRVLDRLVGYELSPVLWRKIKGGLSAGRVQSVSVRLIVEREREIQNFNAIATYSVVAEFTNEAGKSFKAKLPKNFNTKKEAEDFLNKNIGSIYKVADLETKPTKKSPTAPFTTSTLQQEAARKLYLPVGITMQLAQRLYEAGLITYMRTDSVNLSNDAMNAAEAEIIKSYGKEFSKPRTFTNKSKGAQEAHEAIRPTDMSRHTVNIDRDQARLYDLIWKRTLASQMSDAQLERTNVKVEANNHGEIFTASGEVLLFEGFLKVYLEGHDDDEEEQEGMLPSMKVNEKLQNNYINATERYSRAAARYTEASLVKKLEELGIGRPSTYAPTISTIINRNYVEKGNLDGQERNYTQLTLQSGKVGEKLLKENTGSDKGKLVPTDIGTIVTDFLVKNFEAILDYNFTAKVEHDFDEIAEGNVNWTQMMQEFYDKFHPNVKEVEANAERESGERILGKDPKTGKQVSVRLGKFGPMAQIGEADDEEKKFASLMKEQNIGNITLEEALDLFLLPKNLGEYKGEEVEVSNGRFGPYVRHGSVFISLPKGENPLEVDAERAKELIDEKAIADAPIAVYKEEGVQKGVGRFGPFIKWNGLFINVSKKYNFDNLSQEDIEALIEDKLQKNIDKVLHNWEEEGILVEKARWGRSVITKGKIKIELGKEVDATKLTLEEVQEMIAKKTPAKKTPAKKAALKKPAVKKAAVKKAPAKKKE; from the coding sequence ATGGCAAAGAATTTAGTAATAGTTGAGTCACCTGCAAAGGCAAAAACAATCGAGAAATTTCTAGGAACTGATTTTCAAGTAGAGTCGAGTTATGGGCATATTGCCGACTTGCCTTCTAAGGAAATAGGAGTTGATGTTGAAAATGGTTTTAAACCAAAATACGAAGTTTCTGCTGATAAAAAAGCGTTAGTAGCTAAGTTGAAAGGCTTGGCAAAGAAAGCTGAAATGGTTTGGTTGGCAAGTGATGAGGATCGAGAGGGAGAAGCTATTTCTTGGCATTTAGCCGAAGAATTGAATTTAGACAAGTCAAAAACAAAACGTATTGTATTTCACGAGATTACGAAAACAGCAATTCTAAAAGCTATTGAGAATCCACGTGAAATTGATTATAATTTAGTTAATGCACAACAAGCACGTCGTGTATTAGACCGATTAGTTGGTTACGAATTATCTCCTGTTTTATGGAGAAAGATTAAAGGAGGTTTGTCTGCGGGTCGTGTGCAATCAGTTTCAGTTCGTTTGATTGTGGAGCGTGAGCGTGAAATTCAAAACTTTAATGCAATTGCAACTTATTCTGTTGTTGCTGAGTTTACTAATGAAGCAGGAAAATCATTCAAAGCAAAACTTCCTAAAAATTTCAATACAAAAAAAGAAGCCGAAGATTTTTTAAATAAAAATATAGGTTCTATATATAAGGTAGCGGATTTAGAAACTAAACCGACTAAAAAATCACCAACTGCACCCTTTACCACTTCGACCTTACAACAGGAAGCAGCTCGTAAATTGTATTTACCGGTTGGAATTACTATGCAATTAGCTCAACGTTTGTATGAGGCTGGATTGATAACGTATATGAGAACTGATAGTGTGAATCTATCTAATGACGCGATGAATGCCGCTGAAGCTGAAATCATCAAATCGTATGGAAAGGAGTTTTCTAAGCCAAGAACATTTACTAATAAGAGCAAAGGGGCACAAGAAGCTCACGAAGCTATCCGTCCAACTGATATGTCAAGACATACAGTAAATATTGATAGAGATCAGGCTCGTTTGTATGATTTGATTTGGAAAAGAACATTGGCTTCTCAAATGAGTGATGCGCAATTAGAACGTACTAATGTAAAAGTTGAAGCTAATAATCACGGCGAAATATTTACTGCGTCAGGTGAAGTATTGCTTTTTGAAGGATTCTTGAAGGTGTATCTTGAGGGTCATGATGACGATGAAGAAGAGCAAGAAGGTATGTTGCCGAGTATGAAGGTTAACGAAAAGTTACAAAACAACTATATTAATGCAACCGAAAGATATTCGCGAGCAGCTGCAAGATATACTGAGGCCTCTTTAGTAAAGAAGCTGGAAGAATTAGGAATAGGTCGTCCATCTACTTACGCACCTACAATTTCTACTATTATCAACAGAAATTATGTTGAAAAAGGAAATCTTGACGGTCAAGAAAGAAATTACACTCAATTAACACTACAATCCGGTAAAGTAGGGGAGAAGTTATTAAAAGAAAACACAGGTTCTGATAAAGGAAAGTTAGTGCCAACAGATATTGGGACAATTGTAACTGACTTTTTAGTTAAGAATTTTGAAGCAATACTGGATTATAATTTCACTGCAAAAGTGGAACATGACTTTGACGAAATAGCCGAGGGAAATGTTAACTGGACTCAAATGATGCAGGAGTTCTACGATAAATTTCACCCAAATGTGAAAGAAGTAGAGGCGAATGCAGAAAGAGAAAGCGGAGAAAGAATTTTGGGTAAAGACCCAAAAACTGGAAAGCAAGTGAGTGTTCGTTTAGGGAAGTTTGGCCCAATGGCTCAAATTGGTGAAGCAGATGATGAAGAGAAGAAGTTCGCTAGCTTGATGAAGGAGCAAAACATTGGAAACATTACTTTGGAAGAAGCATTGGATTTGTTTTTGTTGCCTAAAAATTTAGGAGAATATAAAGGAGAAGAAGTTGAGGTAAGTAATGGTCGTTTTGGTCCTTATGTACGTCACGGAAGTGTTTTTATTTCTTTGCCAAAAGGCGAAAATCCTCTTGAAGTTGATGCGGAAAGAGCAAAAGAACTGATTGATGAAAAAGCCATAGCCGATGCGCCAATAGCTGTTTATAAAGAAGAAGGTGTTCAAAAAGGTGTTGGTCGATTTGGTCCTTTTATTAAATGGAATGGACTTTTTATCAATGTGAGCAAGAAATACAATTTCGATAATCTATCTCAAGAAGATATAGAAGCGTTGATTGAGGATAAATTGCAGAAAAACATTGATAAAGTACTTCACAACTGGGAAGAAGAAGGGATTCTGGTGGAGAAGGCTCGTTGGGGACGTTCGGTTATTACAAAAGGGAAAATCAAGATTGAATTAGGGAAAGAAGTTGATGCTACAAAGTTGACTCTAGAAGAAGTTCAGGAAATGATTGCTAAAAAGACACCAGCTAAAAAAACTCCAGCTAAAAAAGCAGCGCTAAAGAAGCCCGCGGTTAAAAAAGCTGCCGTGAAGAAAGCACCTGCAAAAAAGAAAGAGTAA
- the miaB gene encoding tRNA (N6-isopentenyl adenosine(37)-C2)-methylthiotransferase MiaB produces MEKIIEESKQGESLVLENKPENTKKLFIESYGCAMNFSDSEIVASILSDNGFNTTQILEEADLVLVNTCSIRDKAEQTIRKRLEKYNAVKRINPKMKVGVLGCMAERLKSQFLEEEKIVDLVVGPDAYKDLPSLLQEVEEGRDAINVILSKDETYGDISPVRLMSNGITALVSITRGCDNMCTFCVVPFTRGRERSREPQSIMKEIQDLWDKGFKEITLLGQNVDSYLWYGGGLKKDFVSASEMQKATAVDFDQLLEMVAVGFPKMRIRFSTSNPQDMHESVLHVIAKYPNICKHIHLPVQSGSNRILKEMNRLHTREEYMTLIDKIKTIIPNGSISQDMITGFPTETEEDHKDTLSLMEYVKYNFGYMYSYSERPGTLAGRKMEDDVTEETKARRLQEIVDLQQKHAWLRSEEYIGQTVEVLVEKLSKKSKEEFSGRNSQSITVVFPKEHYKIGDFVNVKITNCTSGTLKGEAVGLSEMN; encoded by the coding sequence ATGGAAAAGATTATTGAAGAAAGCAAACAAGGCGAAAGTCTTGTTCTAGAGAATAAACCCGAAAACACAAAAAAGCTATTCATAGAAAGCTATGGATGTGCAATGAATTTTTCAGACAGTGAAATAGTAGCTTCTATTTTGTCTGATAATGGATTCAATACCACCCAGATTCTAGAGGAAGCCGACTTGGTTTTAGTAAATACTTGTTCCATAAGGGATAAAGCAGAACAAACCATTCGAAAAAGATTAGAAAAATACAATGCGGTAAAACGCATTAACCCAAAAATGAAGGTGGGCGTTTTAGGCTGTATGGCTGAGCGTTTGAAAAGCCAATTTTTAGAGGAAGAAAAAATTGTAGACCTAGTAGTAGGCCCTGATGCCTATAAAGATTTACCTAGTTTACTTCAAGAAGTTGAAGAAGGACGTGATGCAATAAATGTGATTTTGTCGAAAGATGAAACTTATGGCGACATCTCCCCTGTTCGATTAATGAGTAACGGAATAACTGCTCTTGTTTCAATCACTCGTGGCTGTGATAATATGTGTACTTTTTGCGTAGTTCCCTTTACAAGAGGACGCGAACGCAGTAGAGAACCACAAAGTATCATGAAAGAGATACAAGATTTGTGGGACAAAGGTTTTAAAGAAATCACTCTTTTAGGCCAGAATGTAGATAGCTATTTATGGTATGGAGGTGGCTTGAAAAAAGATTTTGTATCAGCTTCAGAAATGCAAAAAGCAACTGCAGTGGATTTTGACCAGTTATTAGAAATGGTAGCTGTAGGTTTTCCAAAAATGCGAATTCGTTTTTCAACTTCGAATCCGCAAGACATGCACGAAAGTGTATTACACGTGATTGCTAAATATCCAAACATTTGCAAGCACATTCACTTGCCTGTTCAATCTGGAAGCAATAGAATTCTAAAAGAAATGAATCGTTTGCATACCCGTGAGGAATACATGACGTTGATAGATAAAATCAAAACTATTATTCCAAATGGTTCTATTTCACAAGATATGATTACAGGATTCCCTACTGAAACCGAAGAAGACCACAAGGACACTTTGAGTTTAATGGAATATGTGAAATATAATTTTGGTTATATGTACTCTTATTCTGAACGCCCAGGAACATTAGCTGGCCGTAAAATGGAAGATGATGTTACCGAAGAAACAAAAGCCCGAAGATTACAGGAAATTGTTGATTTACAACAAAAACACGCTTGGTTACGTTCAGAAGAATATATTGGACAAACCGTAGAAGTATTAGTTGAGAAACTTTCGAAAAAATCAAAAGAAGAGTTTTCAGGTAGAAATTCACAAAGCATAACCGTAGTTTTCCCAAAGGAGCATTATAAAATTGGTGACTTTGTTAATGTAAAAATAACAAATTGCACCAGCGGAACTTTAAAAGGAGAAGCTGTTGGTTTAAGCGAAATGAATTAA